The Arenibacter algicola region CGATTTTAATAGCACTATATTTCTGCGTTTCCATGGTTGCCGGGTTAGTTGCGATTCTTTTTTGTATTAGCTTTGATTTCTATTCTAAAAGTTCCTGGCCTGTTGTTCGGCGTAATTTAGATTGCCTTTGGCCAACTTGGAACCAGCGTCTAGTTTTAACGCTTCATTACATGCGGCTATTGCCTTCTGATATTTTTTGAGTTGGTTGAAGGAAGAACAAATGTTGTTATAAGCAATGGCATTGGGTATAATTGCGTTCGACTTCCTTGCTGCGGCTATACAGCTTTGATATTTTTCCTTTTTGTAAAATTCAAGACTAAGATTTATATAATAAGCAGATGCTTCCTTATCCGATAAACTTGAAGTAGCGTTGGCCAAATCTTTCTTTTTGTCCTCGGCATTTGCCAAATTGTTTTTCGCCAATTGATAGGACGGGTTCAATTCAAGTGCTTTTTGGTAGGCTTCAATGGCCTGGTCATAGTTCAAGAGATAAAAATGGCCTATACCTATATTGTTGTAGGCATCGGCGTATTCCGGATTTAATTCCACTGCTTTCCCTGCTACTCGGATACAATCTTCGTAGTTACCTTCATTAAAATATTGCAAACTCAAATTTAGGTATTTTTCTGGGCTGGGAGAATCGGAGACCTCTTCTTCCAAAACTGTCAATACTGATTTTTTGTTCAAGGCAATATCCAAATATTTTTTTGAAGTGTCATCTTTTGGCCAGTTGGCCAAAACTTCATTGCTAAAGCTTTTCATATTGTCCCAATCCTTAAGTTTATGATAGGATTTGAAGATATAGTCGTTTGTGTCAAGATAATTGGGAACACTTTGGTTTACGTGTTTAAATTGGTCTATAGCCTCATCAAATTTATTGTTTTGAAATAAATATCGACCATAGAAGTATTTGGTTTTATGGTTTGCATCATTAAGGGATAAGGATTTTTGGAAATATTTATCTGCACTTTCCTTATCCCCTATGGCATTTTTCAGGATACCCATATTAGTGTAAATACTGGAGTAATATGGAACATATTCCAAGGCATTGTTAAACGATATTTCGGCATTGCTATAATCGCCTTGGGCCATTAGAGCTAGGCCATAATTCATATGTCCGCGACCATTTTTTGGACTTTTTATGGTTACATCCTTCCAGAGACTAATTTCATCTTTCCATACTTTGTTTCGCTGGTGCACGCCATAGGCATTGGCGAACAGGAAAAAGATTATGAACAGGGATATTATGGACATACCTTTTTTTGAGGTGAATATTTTGGGAAAATATGTTTCGAGAAAATATTTGGAACCAAAAACAAAAGCTATAGTGAGTCCCATATATGGGATAAAGCTTCGGTGGTCATTAAGCACCTCTGCAAAGGGAAGTACGGAGGAAGAGGGTAGTAGAGAGATAAAGAACCAGAGTAGGCCAAAGGAAAATAATTTAGTTTCCCTCTTTTTCGATGTTTTTAACGCTAAGAAAATCAATGCCCCTATTCCAACAATGCCCAAAATGGCCCTGTAATCCATAATAGATTCAAAAGCTACCCAATCCGTATCTGCAGATAGGTTATAGGGAATAAAATAGGTTAGTATATAGTGGCACATGACCAGGGGCTGGGTAATCAAATAATTATAACGATCAACACCTCCGGGTGCAAAGGTATCCGGAAGCATGGAGAAATAGAATACCAAAAAGGCCACGGTAAGAATAAATGACGGGAACACTTTAACAAAGGAGCGGATACATTTTTTAAATTCCGTTGCCCGGTAGAACCGCAATAGATCTACGTCCTCTTCAAAAATTAAAAAATATAGGAACAGCAGCGGTGAAAACACCAAAGCCATTTCTTTGGAAAAGAAACCTATAAATGGGAAAATAAGATAAAGATGCCATTTCCTCCATTTCCCGCCACTCAAAAATGCAACAAACCCCAATAGCACATAGAAGCCGGCTACAATTTCCGATCGCTGAATAATATAGTTGACCGTTTCTGCATTGGCACATAATAAACCGAAAGCGGCAGCTATCAGGAGGCCCCAAAACTGGTTGTATTGGGAGAATTCCAACCTATCCAGTAGTTTTTTAACAAAAAGGCAAAGTGCGGCACAGGTTAAAATAAAGAATACAAAAATGTGGATATGAAATGCAAGTGGGTCCAGTCCACCTCCAAGTTTGTAGTCAATGGCATTTTCAAGAGTGGTGTAGGGCCGGTAGGACCTATTGCTGGGGAGTGTACTAAATGTTGTTACATCCTTAAAAAATGCCGTTGCGTTTACTTCGGTAATGGCCTTGTTCTCTTCTATGGTATGGCTATCGTCAAAATGAAAGCCATTTTGAAAATGATTGGAGTAAGCCGCAAGGAGCGTCAATAATAGAAAGATGCAAAGTAGTATAAATATCGGATTTCTAAAGGAGTTGTTGTTATCGCCAGTAAATCCGGTAAACTTGTTTATCGAGTTTTTAATTTTCAGTAATATTGCAATCATCGAGTTTGGTGATTTTATACTTCTTGGCGTTTTAACAGCTAGGAATCAAATGAATCTAAACTGCCCATTCGTAATAATTAACAAACTAAATTAACATTTTAACGATATTTGATTTTAAATGTTGTTTTGAAGAAACTACATTTTTTATGCTCAATTACCTTTTTCTAAATATAAAACAACGGGTGTCCGGGAAAATTTGTAAAAATGGAAACAAAAGAAACACTCCAATTTTAGTTGCTATTTTCGCCAGAGTTCCTTGTTGGTTATCCTGTTCTATCCTATCTGATATTTCAGATAAATTAATGGTTTTTAAAGGAAATGATTCAACTGCTTCAAAATTGTTGTCCAGGGCCAATTTAATCAAGGTTGGTTTGGTAAAGTAACTCAAATGTGGGCTGTGAAAATTAAATTGCCACATTCTATCCATTAAGGATTTTACCCCGAATAGATAAGCCATTTTGGAAATGAAATATATTAAACCACTTTGTTGAGGTAAATTAACGATCAATAGTCCTTCCGGATTAAGTAAACCGTAATTGGCTTCCATAATTCCCTTAAGATCGGGCAGGTGTTCCAAAACATCATTATAGGCAATAAAATCAAAATGTGATTCTTCTTGTAGATCTTGTGGAAAAAAACCATTCTTTACTTGCAAGCCTTCCTTTTGGTAGTGTTCATTGAAGCGGGTTTCCGGTTCAATGCCCAAGCAACTAATCCCATGGTCCCTGCAGACCTCCAAAAACCAACCATATCCCGGACCTACCTCGAGCCCCTTGGATTTAATTTCCTTGTTTTTCTTAATGGAGGCTATGATATGTTGGAAATTCTCTTTCCTTAAATTGATAAGTGCTTTTTCACGGGTTTCTTCATTTAAATCAGAAACCAAACTTTTGTTGAAAGTGGCATCGGGACAAAATTGAAAACCGCAATTAGTACATTGATGCACATTAAATTTAAGCTGGTATTTTAATTTGGTTTTGGGGTGGTTACAGATTGGACAGGGAATCATTATTTAAAAAACTAATTTATAGTATGTTTATTCCAACAAAAGGGGGAACAATCCTTAAAGCAATGTCTATTTATTTGGTTGAGGAACTGTTTAGTGAATAAAAATAGATGATTCCAAGTAATATTTAAAATTTTCGATATTTATTTTGCCCTAAACGTAGTGGCCGGTAGGATTTTGATTACGACTAAGGCTTGTGAGGCATATGTGGCTATCGAAAAAGAATTGAAATATATTTTTATGGAAACAAAATATCCAGTAATTCATCCTCAACTATATTTGGCAAGGTAACCTTTAATTCCGGTGTTCGGGCCATTTCCCGTTTTATTGCAAACAAGGCTTCTTTGTTTCTGGCCCAACTTCTTCTAGATATTCCATTATTTACATCATAAAACAACATGTTTTTTAGACGTTCAGCGGCATCGTCTGAACCATCCAACACTAAACCGAAACCACCGTTGATGACTTCTCCCCAACCTATACCTCCACCGTTGTGAATGGATACCCAAGTGGCGCCCCTAAAGCTATCTCCAATTACATTGTGGATGGCCATGTCTGCAGTATACTTGCTGCCATCATAAATATTGCTCGTTTCCCTAAAGGGCGAGTCTGTACCGCCCACGTCATGGTGATCCCGTCCCAAAACAATGGGTGCACTGATTTCTCCGGATTTAATGGCATTGTTGAAGGCCATAGCAATTTTGGCCCTTCCTTCAGCATCCGCATATAGGATGCGGGCCTGTGAGCCTACTACCATTTTGTTGGATAAAGCTTCCCTGATCCACTTTATATTGTCCTCTATTTGCTGTTGGATCTCAGAGGGTGCGTTAATCTTAATTTCTTCTAAAGTTTGGAGTGCAATATCATCCGTTTTTTGCAAATCCATTGGGTCTCCCGAGGTGCATACCCATCTAAAGGGTCCAAATCCATAATCAAAACACATTGGGCCTAAAATATCCTGAACGTAAGATGGATATCTAAATTCCAGACCATTTTCAGCCATTATTTGGGCTCCTGCTCTGGATGCCTCCAATAAAAAGGCATTGCCATAATCAAAAAAATAGGTGCCTTTGGCCGTATGTTTGTTAATAGCGGTTACCTGTCTTCTTAACGAAGCCTGTACTTTTTGTTTAAAAGCTTCTGGATTGGTCCTCATAAGCTGATTGGATTCTTCAAAAGAAAGGCCTACAGGATAATAGCCCCCTGACCATGGGTTGTGAAGGGAGGTCTGGTCGGAACCCAAATGGATGAATATATTTTCCTGGTAGAACTTTTCCCATACATCCACTATATTTCCAATATAGGCCAAGGAGACAACTTCCTTTTGTTGTATTGCCATTCTGGCCCGCTCTACCAATTGTTCCAAATCTTCCAAAAGCTCATCTACCCAGCCTTGTTGATGTCTTTTCTGAGCAGCAGCCTTGTTTACCTCTGCACATATGGTAATACAGCCGGCAATATTTCCCGCCTTGGGCTGGGCTCCACTCATACCCCCTAAGCCGGAAGTGAGAAATATTTTTCCTTTAGCGGATTCCTCTTTTTGTAGGACTTTTCTAAAGGCGTTCAAAACAGTAATCGTGGTGCCATGAACTATGCCTTGTGGCCCAATATACATATAGGATCCTGCCGTCATTTGTCCGTATTGGGTAACACCTAGGGCATTATACTTCTCCCAATCATCCTGTTTGGAATAGTTGGGAATCATCATCCCATTGGTGACCACCACTCTTGGAGCCTCTTTTGAAGAGGGAAATAGCCCCATGGGATGCCCTGAATATATGTGCAGGGTTTGTTCGTTGGTCATATTCGCCAGGTACTGCATGGTCAAAAGATACTGTGCCCAATTCTGAAATACGGCACCATTGCCCCCATAGGTTATTAGTTCTTCTGGATGTTGTGCTACCTGGGGGTCTAAATTGTTTTGTATCATCAGCATTATACTGGCCGCCTGTTTACTTTTTGCGGGATAATGATCAATTGGTCTTGCATATAGAGGGTAATCCGGCTTAAAGCGATACATATAGATTCTGCCCAAAGTATTTAATTCTTGGGCAAATTCTCTTCCAAGGATTTGGTGCCAATCGGATGGAAAATAGCGCAAGGCATTGCGTATGGCCAATTTTTTCTCATCTAAGGATAGTATATCCTTGCGTTTTGGGGCTCTATTTGCATTATTGGGATAGTCTTTTTTATTGGGCATTTCCTTTGGAATGCCTTGGAGTATTTGAGCTTTAAAATTTTCTTCCGTCATCGTTCGGGTCTTTTTTAGTTATTACCGACTACCAATTTTCCCTTTATGCATACAAGGGAAGGCAGCATCATACCTTGTTGATAAAGTATTTCTTTGTAATCGTTGGTTGGGAATGCAATAAGATCTGCCAATAATCCGGTTTTCAATGTACCGCGATCCTCTAAGTTTAAAGCTGCCGCAGCCCTAAATGTAATCCCAGCCAACACCTCGGTATTTGTGAGTTTCTCAAATGTTCCGAGTACGGCTGCCTGAACCAATAAATTACCCATTGGGGCGGAACCGGGATTCCAATCGCTGGCTATGGCCAAGGCTGCTCCTGCATCCAATAATCGGCGCGCCGGGGTATAGCTACATCCCAATCCCATAGAGGCACCGGGCAAGGCAGTTGCTACAGTATTGCTTTTGGCGAGTAGCTGAATTTCTTTTTCTGTACTTGCTTCCAAGTGATCGGCACTTACTGCCTTATATTTAACAGCAACATCACTACCTCCGGTTGAAAATTGGTCGGCATGTACAGTGATATCGAATCCCATGGCCTTCGCATTGTCAAAATATGCTGCGATTGAAACGGGAGAAAAGGCCCCTTCCTCCACGAAGGCATCAATTCTATTGGCTAACTTTTCTTTTTTTAAAATTGGAAATAGTAAAGTGCTTATTTCCAAAAGATAATCGGCTGGACTTCCCTGACAATCTTTGGGGACCATATGTGCCGCCAAACATGTGGGAATTAGGTGGGGATGACATTGTTTATCGGCTTGCGCAATGGCGCTTAACATTTTTAGTTCCTCTTCAACCGAAAGTCCGTAGCCGCTTTTTACTTCTATGGTGGTCACACCATGGGCCAAATGTCTGTCCGCTCTTTTTTTTACACCCTCTATCAAGGAGGATGTGGTGGCCTTTCTAGTCTCGGTAACCGTATCCCAAATTCCACCTCCAGCTTTGGCAATTTCGAGATAGGTTTTACCTGAATTGCGTAGGGCATAGTCTTTGGCCCTGCTTCCTCCAAAACAAATA contains the following coding sequences:
- a CDS encoding tetratricopeptide repeat protein, producing MIAILLKIKNSINKFTGFTGDNNNSFRNPIFILLCIFLLLTLLAAYSNHFQNGFHFDDSHTIEENKAITEVNATAFFKDVTTFSTLPSNRSYRPYTTLENAIDYKLGGGLDPLAFHIHIFVFFILTCAALCLFVKKLLDRLEFSQYNQFWGLLIAAAFGLLCANAETVNYIIQRSEIVAGFYVLLGFVAFLSGGKWRKWHLYLIFPFIGFFSKEMALVFSPLLFLYFLIFEEDVDLLRFYRATEFKKCIRSFVKVFPSFILTVAFLVFYFSMLPDTFAPGGVDRYNYLITQPLVMCHYILTYFIPYNLSADTDWVAFESIMDYRAILGIVGIGALIFLALKTSKKRETKLFSFGLLWFFISLLPSSSVLPFAEVLNDHRSFIPYMGLTIAFVFGSKYFLETYFPKIFTSKKGMSIISLFIIFFLFANAYGVHQRNKVWKDEISLWKDVTIKSPKNGRGHMNYGLALMAQGDYSNAEISFNNALEYVPYYSSIYTNMGILKNAIGDKESADKYFQKSLSLNDANHKTKYFYGRYLFQNNKFDEAIDQFKHVNQSVPNYLDTNDYIFKSYHKLKDWDNMKSFSNEVLANWPKDDTSKKYLDIALNKKSVLTVLEEEVSDSPSPEKYLNLSLQYFNEGNYEDCIRVAGKAVELNPEYADAYNNIGIGHFYLLNYDQAIEAYQKALELNPSYQLAKNNLANAEDKKKDLANATSSLSDKEASAYYINLSLEFYKKEKYQSCIAAARKSNAIIPNAIAYNNICSSFNQLKKYQKAIAACNEALKLDAGSKLAKGNLNYAEQQARNF
- a CDS encoding methyltransferase domain-containing protein, with amino-acid sequence MIPCPICNHPKTKLKYQLKFNVHQCTNCGFQFCPDATFNKSLVSDLNEETREKALINLRKENFQHIIASIKKNKEIKSKGLEVGPGYGWFLEVCRDHGISCLGIEPETRFNEHYQKEGLQVKNGFFPQDLQEESHFDFIAYNDVLEHLPDLKGIMEANYGLLNPEGLLIVNLPQQSGLIYFISKMAYLFGVKSLMDRMWQFNFHSPHLSYFTKPTLIKLALDNNFEAVESFPLKTINLSEISDRIEQDNQQGTLAKIATKIGVFLLFPFLQIFPDTRCFIFRKR
- a CDS encoding urocanate hydratase is translated as MTEENFKAQILQGIPKEMPNKKDYPNNANRAPKRKDILSLDEKKLAIRNALRYFPSDWHQILGREFAQELNTLGRIYMYRFKPDYPLYARPIDHYPAKSKQAASIMLMIQNNLDPQVAQHPEELITYGGNGAVFQNWAQYLLTMQYLANMTNEQTLHIYSGHPMGLFPSSKEAPRVVVTNGMMIPNYSKQDDWEKYNALGVTQYGQMTAGSYMYIGPQGIVHGTTITVLNAFRKVLQKEESAKGKIFLTSGLGGMSGAQPKAGNIAGCITICAEVNKAAAQKRHQQGWVDELLEDLEQLVERARMAIQQKEVVSLAYIGNIVDVWEKFYQENIFIHLGSDQTSLHNPWSGGYYPVGLSFEESNQLMRTNPEAFKQKVQASLRRQVTAINKHTAKGTYFFDYGNAFLLEASRAGAQIMAENGLEFRYPSYVQDILGPMCFDYGFGPFRWVCTSGDPMDLQKTDDIALQTLEEIKINAPSEIQQQIEDNIKWIREALSNKMVVGSQARILYADAEGRAKIAMAFNNAIKSGEISAPIVLGRDHHDVGGTDSPFRETSNIYDGSKYTADMAIHNVIGDSFRGATWVSIHNGGGIGWGEVINGGFGLVLDGSDDAAERLKNMLFYDVNNGISRRSWARNKEALFAIKREMARTPELKVTLPNIVEDELLDILFP
- the hutI gene encoding imidazolonepropionase, which gives rise to MKKYTLIGPFKQILTMTGLPLKGPLSDEQLPILENGGIIMVDDIIHAIGSYPEIQTKANHLNAQNIPIQSNMVCLPGLIDAHTHICFGGSRAKDYALRNSGKTYLEIAKAGGGIWDTVTETRKATTSSLIEGVKKRADRHLAHGVTTIEVKSGYGLSVEEELKMLSAIAQADKQCHPHLIPTCLAAHMVPKDCQGSPADYLLEISTLLFPILKKEKLANRIDAFVEEGAFSPVSIAAYFDNAKAMGFDITVHADQFSTGGSDVAVKYKAVSADHLEASTEKEIQLLAKSNTVATALPGASMGLGCSYTPARRLLDAGAALAIASDWNPGSAPMGNLLVQAAVLGTFEKLTNTEVLAGITFRAAAALNLEDRGTLKTGLLADLIAFPTNDYKEILYQQGMMLPSLVCIKGKLVVGNN